From the genome of Hydrogenophilus thermoluteolus, one region includes:
- a CDS encoding PilT/PilU family type 4a pilus ATPase translates to MQRDQALKFTTDLLRRVKERNGSDLFIAPDFPPAIKIDGALQPQSNQPLTAAHTLAIARAVMNDRQAAEFEATKECNFAISPANIGRFRVNAYRAKGGVSLVFRTIPDTIPTLDSLRLPAILKEVALVKRGLVIFVGGTGTGKSTSLAALIDWRNEHSRGHIITIEDPIEFLHPHKKCLVSQREIGIDTDSWEIALKNALRQAPDVIMMGEIRDRDTMEYAIAFSETGHLCLATLHANSTNQALDRIINFFPEDRRQQLLMDLSLNLKAIVSQRLLPRASGPGRVAAVEILLNTPLVAELIFKGEIPEIKEVMKRSRELGMQTFDQALFDLYETGMIRYEDALRYADSVNDLRIQIKLHSKRPDKPEVEVPEGLDIV, encoded by the coding sequence ATGCAACGTGACCAAGCGTTGAAATTCACCACCGACCTCCTGCGCCGCGTCAAGGAGCGCAACGGTTCCGACCTCTTCATCGCCCCCGATTTCCCGCCAGCGATCAAGATCGACGGGGCGCTGCAACCGCAGTCGAATCAGCCACTCACCGCCGCGCACACGCTTGCGATCGCCCGCGCGGTGATGAACGACCGCCAAGCCGCCGAATTCGAAGCCACCAAAGAGTGCAACTTCGCGATCTCGCCAGCCAACATCGGCCGCTTCCGGGTCAACGCCTACCGCGCCAAAGGGGGGGTTTCGCTCGTCTTTCGCACGATCCCCGACACCATCCCGACGCTCGACAGTCTTCGGCTCCCCGCCATCCTCAAAGAGGTGGCGCTGGTCAAACGCGGGCTCGTGATCTTCGTCGGCGGCACCGGTACCGGGAAATCGACCTCGCTTGCGGCGCTCATCGACTGGCGCAACGAACACAGCCGCGGGCACATCATCACCATCGAAGATCCGATCGAATTCCTCCATCCCCACAAGAAATGCCTGGTCTCGCAGCGCGAGATCGGGATCGACACCGACAGTTGGGAAATCGCGCTCAAAAACGCGCTGCGCCAAGCACCCGACGTGATCATGATGGGCGAAATTCGCGACCGCGACACGATGGAGTACGCGATCGCCTTCTCCGAAACAGGGCATCTGTGCCTGGCGACGCTGCACGCGAACAGCACCAACCAGGCGCTCGATCGCATCATCAACTTCTTCCCCGAAGACCGACGGCAACAGTTGCTGATGGACCTGTCGCTCAACCTCAAAGCGATCGTCTCACAACGGCTCTTGCCGCGCGCCTCGGGACCAGGGCGCGTCGCTGCGGTTGAGATCCTCCTCAACACGCCGCTCGTTGCGGAACTGATCTTCAAAGGGGAGATCCCCGAAATCAAAGAGGTGATGAAACGCTCGCGCGAACTGGGGATGCAGACCTTCGATCAAGCGCTCTTCGACCTCTACGAAACTGGGATGATCCGTTACGAAGATGCGCTGCGCTACGCCGATTCGGTCAATGACCTGCGCATCCAGATCAAACTCCACAGCAAACGGCCCGACAAGCCCGAAGTGGAAGTCCCAGAAGGGCTCGATATCGTGTAA
- a CDS encoding type IV pilus twitching motility protein PilT, producing MDIAELLAFAVKNKASDLHLSAGLPPLLRIHGDIRRVNLPALTDADVKALVYDIMTDAQRKAFEAHFEADFSFEIPKLARFRVNAFMQSRGMGAVFRTIPSKVLTLEELDAPAVFKTICDQPRGIVLVTGPTGSGKSTTLAAMIDYLNTTQPLHILTIEDPIEFVHEAKKSLINQREVHRDTLSFENALRSALREDPDVILVGEMRDLETIRLALTAAETGHLVFGTLHTSSAAKTIDRIVDVFPAAEKEMVRAMLSESLRAVISQVLLKRRDGSGRVAAHEIMIGTPAIRNLIRENKIAQMYSIIQTSQALGMQTLDQSLQQLVARHIVAPDEARAYAVNKDAFR from the coding sequence ATGGACATCGCCGAACTGCTTGCATTTGCGGTCAAGAACAAAGCATCAGACCTTCACCTTTCGGCGGGGCTACCGCCGTTGCTGCGCATCCACGGCGACATCCGGCGCGTCAATCTGCCGGCGCTTACCGACGCCGACGTCAAGGCGCTCGTCTATGACATCATGACCGACGCGCAACGCAAAGCGTTCGAAGCCCATTTCGAAGCCGACTTCTCGTTTGAGATTCCGAAACTGGCGCGCTTTCGGGTCAACGCCTTCATGCAAAGCCGCGGCATGGGCGCAGTCTTTCGCACCATTCCCAGCAAAGTGCTCACCCTCGAAGAGCTCGACGCCCCGGCGGTCTTCAAGACGATCTGCGACCAGCCGCGCGGCATCGTGCTCGTCACCGGCCCCACCGGTTCTGGGAAATCAACGACGCTGGCGGCGATGATCGACTACCTCAACACCACGCAGCCGCTTCATATCCTCACCATCGAAGATCCGATCGAGTTCGTGCACGAAGCGAAAAAATCGCTCATCAACCAGCGTGAGGTCCATCGCGATACCCTCTCATTCGAAAACGCGCTGAGGTCGGCATTGCGCGAAGACCCCGACGTGATCCTGGTGGGGGAGATGCGTGACCTCGAAACGATTCGGCTTGCGCTCACCGCTGCCGAAACCGGCCACCTGGTCTTCGGGACGCTACACACCTCGTCAGCGGCAAAGACGATCGACCGGATCGTCGACGTCTTTCCTGCTGCCGAAAAAGAGATGGTGCGCGCGATGCTCTCCGAATCGCTGCGCGCGGTGATCTCGCAAGTACTCTTGAAGCGGCGCGACGGCAGCGGGCGCGTCGCCGCGCACGAGATCATGATCGGCACGCCCGCGATTCGCAACCTCATTCGCGAAAACAAGATCGCGCAGATGTACTCGATCATCCAGACGAGCCAGGCGCTGGGGATGCAGACGCTCGACCAATCGCTGCAACAACTGGTCGCGCGTCATATCGTTGCCCCCGACGAGGCGCGTGCCTACGCCGTAAACAAAGACGCGTTCCGGTAA